A region from the Mycolicibacterium phlei genome encodes:
- the gyrB gene encoding DNA topoisomerase (ATP-hydrolyzing) subunit B has translation MAAQKKNAPDEYGADAIKVLEGLEAVRKRPGMYIGSTGERGLHHLIWEVVDNSVDEAMAGYATKVDVRLLADGGVQVSDDGRGIPVEMHATGVPTVDVVMTVLHAGGKFEEGAYQVSGGLHGVGVSVVNALSTRLEADIRRDGYEWFQTYDRSVPGTLKQGEKTNETGTTIRFWPDPDIFETTTFDFETISRRLQEMAFLNKGLTIELTDERVSAEDVVDEVVSETAEAPKSAEEKAAESATPQQRVKHRVFHYPGGLVDFVKHINRTKNPIHPSIIDFEGKGEGHEVEIAMQWNAGYSESVHTFANTINTHEGGTHEEGFRAALTSVVNKYAKDKKLLKDKDPNLTGDDIREGLAAVISVKVSQPQFEGQTKTKLGNTEVKSFVQKICNEQLSHWFEANPAEAKTVVNKAVSSAQARIAARKARELVRRKSATDIGGLPGKLADCRSTDPSKCELYVVEGDSAGGSAKSGRDSMFQAILPLRGKIINVEKARIDRVLKNTEVQAIITALGTGIHDEFDISKLRYHKIILMADADVDGQHISTLLLTLLFRFMKPLIENGHVFLAQPPLYKLKWQRSEPEFAYSDRERDGLLEAGRAAGKKINPDDGIQRYKGLGEMDAKELWETTMDPAVRVLRQVTLDDAAAADELFSILMGEDVEARRSFITRNAKDVRFLDV, from the coding sequence GTGGCTGCCCAGAAGAAGAATGCTCCGGACGAATACGGCGCCGATGCCATCAAGGTGCTCGAGGGTCTGGAGGCAGTCCGCAAGCGTCCCGGCATGTACATCGGCTCCACTGGTGAGCGCGGTCTGCACCACCTTATCTGGGAGGTCGTCGACAACTCCGTCGACGAGGCGATGGCCGGGTACGCGACCAAGGTCGACGTCCGCCTGCTGGCGGACGGCGGTGTGCAGGTGTCCGACGACGGCCGCGGCATCCCGGTGGAGATGCACGCCACCGGCGTCCCGACCGTCGACGTGGTGATGACGGTGCTGCACGCCGGCGGCAAGTTCGAGGAGGGCGCCTACCAGGTCTCCGGCGGTCTGCACGGTGTGGGTGTGTCGGTGGTGAACGCGCTGTCCACCCGGCTCGAGGCCGACATCCGGCGCGACGGCTACGAGTGGTTCCAGACCTACGACCGCTCGGTGCCGGGCACCCTCAAGCAGGGTGAGAAGACCAACGAGACCGGCACCACGATCCGGTTCTGGCCGGACCCGGACATCTTCGAGACCACCACCTTCGACTTCGAGACCATCTCGCGCCGGCTGCAGGAGATGGCGTTCCTGAACAAGGGTCTGACCATCGAGCTCACCGACGAGCGGGTGTCGGCCGAGGACGTCGTCGACGAGGTGGTCAGCGAGACCGCCGAGGCCCCCAAGTCCGCCGAGGAGAAGGCCGCCGAGAGCGCCACCCCGCAGCAGCGGGTCAAGCACCGCGTCTTCCACTACCCCGGTGGTCTGGTCGACTTCGTCAAGCACATCAACCGGACGAAGAACCCGATCCACCCCAGCATCATCGACTTCGAGGGCAAGGGTGAGGGCCACGAGGTCGAGATCGCGATGCAGTGGAACGCCGGCTACTCGGAGTCGGTGCACACCTTCGCCAACACCATCAACACCCATGAGGGCGGCACCCACGAGGAGGGTTTCCGTGCGGCGCTGACCTCGGTGGTCAACAAGTACGCCAAGGACAAGAAGCTCCTCAAGGACAAGGACCCCAACCTCACCGGCGACGATATCCGCGAGGGCCTGGCCGCGGTGATCTCGGTGAAGGTGTCCCAGCCGCAGTTCGAGGGTCAGACCAAGACCAAGCTCGGCAACACCGAGGTCAAGTCGTTCGTCCAGAAGATCTGCAACGAACAGCTCAGCCACTGGTTCGAGGCCAACCCAGCTGAGGCTAAAACCGTTGTGAACAAGGCGGTTTCATCGGCGCAGGCCCGGATCGCGGCGCGTAAGGCGCGCGAGCTGGTGCGCCGCAAGAGCGCCACCGACATCGGTGGTCTGCCCGGCAAGCTGGCCGACTGCCGGTCGACGGATCCGAGCAAGTGCGAGCTGTACGTGGTGGAGGGTGACTCCGCGGGCGGTTCAGCCAAGAGCGGCCGCGACTCGATGTTCCAGGCGATCCTGCCGCTGCGCGGCAAGATCATCAACGTCGAGAAGGCCCGCATCGACCGCGTGCTGAAGAACACCGAGGTCCAGGCCATCATCACCGCGCTGGGCACCGGCATCCACGACGAGTTCGACATCTCCAAGCTGCGGTACCACAAGATCATCCTGATGGCCGACGCCGACGTCGACGGCCAGCACATCTCGACGCTGTTGCTGACGCTGCTGTTCCGGTTCATGAAGCCGCTGATCGAGAACGGTCACGTGTTCCTCGCGCAGCCGCCGCTGTACAAGCTGAAATGGCAACGCTCCGAACCGGAGTTCGCCTACTCCGACCGGGAACGTGACGGGCTGCTCGAGGCCGGCCGCGCGGCGGGTAAGAAGATCAACCCCGACGACGGTATCCAGCGGTACAAGGGTCTGGGCGAGATGGACGCCAAGGAACTGTGGGAGACCACCATGGACCCGGCCGTCCGGGTGCTGCGCCAGGTCACCCTCGACGACGCGGCCGCCGCGGACGAGCTGTTCTCGATCCTGATGGGCGAGGATGTCGAGGCACGCCGCAGCTTCATCACGCGAAACGCCAAAGACGTTCGGTTCCTTGACGTTTGA
- the gnd gene encoding phosphogluconate dehydrogenase (NAD(+)-dependent, decarboxylating), whose protein sequence is MQLGLVGLGKMGFNMRERLRRGGHEVIGYDPRPEVTDVPSLAELAAGLDAPRVVWVMVPSGSITHTTIVELADVLSEGDLVIDGGNSRYTEDGPHAELLGEKGISFVDAGVSGGVWGLEEGYGLMVGGSDADIERLMPIFDTLRPPGPREDGFVHAGPVGAGHYAKMVHNGIEYGLMMAYAEGYELLAAEELITDTQAVIQAWTNGTVVRSWLQQLLARALKEDPDFIEISGYTEDSGEGRWTVEEAIRHRVPMPVIAASLFARFASRQEDSPAMKAVSALRNQFGGHAVKRISESG, encoded by the coding sequence ATGCAACTCGGACTGGTCGGCTTGGGCAAAATGGGCTTCAACATGCGCGAGCGCCTCCGGCGCGGCGGGCATGAGGTCATCGGCTACGACCCGCGGCCGGAGGTCACCGACGTTCCCAGCCTCGCCGAACTCGCGGCCGGGCTCGACGCTCCCCGTGTCGTGTGGGTGATGGTCCCGTCGGGCAGCATCACCCACACCACGATCGTCGAACTCGCCGACGTGCTCAGCGAGGGTGACCTCGTCATCGACGGCGGCAACTCCCGTTACACGGAGGACGGCCCGCACGCGGAATTGTTGGGCGAGAAGGGGATTTCGTTCGTCGACGCCGGCGTCTCCGGTGGTGTGTGGGGCCTGGAGGAGGGCTACGGCCTGATGGTCGGCGGCAGCGACGCCGATATCGAGCGGCTGATGCCGATCTTCGACACGCTGCGCCCGCCGGGTCCGCGTGAGGACGGATTCGTGCACGCCGGACCGGTCGGTGCCGGCCACTACGCCAAGATGGTGCACAACGGCATCGAGTACGGCCTGATGATGGCCTACGCGGAGGGTTACGAACTGCTCGCCGCCGAGGAGCTCATCACCGACACCCAGGCGGTCATCCAGGCCTGGACCAACGGCACCGTGGTGCGGTCCTGGCTGCAGCAGCTGCTCGCCAGGGCACTCAAGGAGGATCCGGACTTCATCGAAATCAGCGGCTACACCGAGGATTCCGGGGAAGGTCGGTGGACCGTCGAGGAGGCGATCCGGCACCGGGTGCCGATGCCGGTGATCGCGGCGTCGCTGTTCGCCCGGTTCGCGTCGCGGCAGGAGGACTCGCCGGCGATGAAGGCCGTCTCGGCACTGCGCAACCAGTTCGGCGGGCACGCCGTCAAACGGATCAGCGAGTCCGGGTAG
- a CDS encoding DUF721 family protein, translating into MTDETESPEPVGPPDHLANLAGMDLVRRTLEEARNAARSQGRDVGRGRQRAPRRIAGSSRRRWSGPGPDARDPQPLGAAATELARSRGWSTRVAEGAVFGRWRSVVGEGIAAHASPTSLKDGVLTITAESTAWATELRMVQAQVLAKIADAVGDGVVTSLRIVGPAAPSWRKGRYHISGRGPRDTYG; encoded by the coding sequence GTGACCGACGAGACCGAATCACCGGAGCCGGTGGGGCCGCCGGACCACCTGGCCAACCTGGCCGGGATGGATCTGGTGCGGCGCACCCTGGAGGAGGCCCGCAACGCGGCGCGCAGCCAGGGCCGCGACGTCGGGCGGGGTAGGCAGCGGGCACCGCGGCGCATCGCGGGCAGCAGCCGGCGGCGCTGGTCGGGGCCGGGACCGGATGCGCGCGATCCGCAGCCCCTCGGGGCGGCCGCCACCGAGCTGGCGCGCAGCCGGGGCTGGTCCACCCGGGTCGCCGAGGGTGCGGTGTTCGGGCGGTGGCGGTCGGTGGTCGGCGAGGGCATCGCCGCGCACGCCAGCCCGACATCGCTGAAGGACGGGGTGCTGACCATCACGGCCGAGTCCACGGCCTGGGCCACCGAACTGCGGATGGTGCAGGCCCAGGTGCTGGCCAAGATCGCCGACGCGGTCGGTGACGGGGTGGTCACGTCGCTGCGGATAGTCGGTCCGGCCGCACCGTCGTGGCGCAAGGGCCGGTACCACATCTCCGGGCGCGGCCCCCGCGACACGTACGGCTGA
- the recF gene encoding DNA replication/repair protein RecF (All proteins in this family for which functions are known are DNA-binding proteins that assist the filamentation of RecA onto DNA for the initiation of recombination or recombinational repair.): protein MYVRRLALTDFRSWPRFELDLEPGRTVFVGRNGFGKTNIIEALWYSSTLGSHRVSTDAPLIRAGAERAVVSTIVVNDGRELAVDLEVTSGRANKARLNRSPVRSAREVLGVLRAVLFAPEDLALVRGDPGDRRRFLDELATTRRPQIAAIRSDYDKVLRQRTALLKTASGARFRSDRSVFDTLDVWDGHLAATGAKLIAARVDLVTQLAPEVEKAYQLLAPASRPAAIRYRSGVEAIEEEAAAGGGSAELFEAALLDALARRRDAELERGVCLVGPHRDDLELRLGDQPAKGFASHGESWSMALSLRLAAYELLRAEGTEPVLLLDDVFAELDTARRQALAAVAASAEQVLVTAAVPEDIPADWDARRVGVTMRDDDSGRISVLDEDLGLEEE from the coding sequence GTGTACGTCCGCCGACTGGCGCTGACAGATTTCCGGTCCTGGCCGCGTTTCGAACTCGACCTCGAGCCGGGGCGCACCGTCTTCGTCGGCCGCAACGGCTTCGGAAAGACGAATATCATTGAGGCACTGTGGTATTCGTCCACCCTCGGCTCGCATCGGGTGTCCACCGACGCACCGTTGATCCGGGCCGGTGCCGAACGGGCGGTGGTGTCGACGATCGTCGTCAACGACGGCCGTGAGCTGGCGGTCGATCTGGAGGTCACCAGCGGCCGGGCCAACAAGGCGCGGCTGAACCGCTCCCCCGTGCGCAGCGCGCGGGAGGTGCTCGGGGTGCTGCGCGCGGTGTTGTTCGCCCCGGAGGATCTGGCCCTGGTACGCGGTGATCCCGGGGACCGGCGCCGGTTCCTCGACGAACTGGCCACCACCCGTCGTCCTCAGATCGCGGCCATCCGGTCGGACTACGACAAGGTGTTGCGGCAGCGGACCGCGCTGCTCAAGACGGCCTCCGGGGCCAGATTCCGCAGTGACCGAAGCGTTTTCGACACCCTCGACGTCTGGGACGGACATCTGGCCGCGACCGGCGCCAAGCTGATCGCGGCGCGGGTGGACCTCGTCACCCAGCTGGCGCCGGAGGTGGAGAAGGCCTACCAATTGCTGGCTCCGGCGTCGCGGCCCGCCGCGATCCGCTACCGCAGCGGGGTGGAGGCCATCGAGGAGGAGGCCGCCGCGGGAGGGGGTTCGGCCGAGCTGTTCGAGGCCGCCCTGCTGGACGCATTGGCCCGCCGCCGCGACGCGGAACTGGAGCGCGGCGTGTGCCTGGTCGGCCCGCACCGCGACGACCTCGAACTGCGGCTGGGCGATCAACCGGCCAAAGGCTTTGCCAGCCACGGTGAATCGTGGTCGATGGCGTTGTCGCTGCGGTTGGCGGCGTACGAACTGCTGCGCGCGGAGGGCACCGAGCCGGTGCTGCTCCTCGACGATGTGTTCGCCGAACTCGACACCGCGCGCCGGCAGGCACTGGCCGCGGTGGCGGCGTCGGCCGAGCAGGTGCTGGTGACCGCCGCGGTGCCCGAGGACATTCCGGCGGACTGGGACGCCCGCCGGGTCGGGGTGACCATGCGCGACGACGATTCCGGCCGGATCTCGGTGCTGGACGAGGATCTCGGGCTGGAAGAGGAATGA
- the gyrA gene encoding DNA gyrase subunit A, which produces MTDTTLPPGDEAGDRIEPVDIQQEMQRSYIDYAMSVIVGRALPEVRDGLKPVHRRVLYAMFDSGFRPDRSHAKSARSVAETMGNYHPHGDASIYDTLVRMAQPWSLRYPLVDGQGNFGSPGNDPPAAMRYTEARLTPLAMEMLREIDEETVDFIPNYDGRVQEPTVLPSRFPNLLANGSGGIAVGMATNIPPHNLRELAEAVYWCLENYDADEEATLAAVMERVKGPDFPTSGLIVGTQGIEDTYKTGRGSIKMRGVTEIEEDSRGRTSIVITELPYQVNHDNFIQSIAEQVRDGKLTGISNIEDQSSDRVGLRIVIELKRDAVAKVVLNNLYKHTQLQTSFGANMLAIVDGVPRTLRLDQLIRHYVNHQLDVIVRRTRYRLRKANERAHILRGLVKALDALDEVIALIRASQTVDIARAGLIELLDIDEIQAQAILDMQLRRLAALERQKIIDDLAKIEAEIADLEDILAKPERQRAIVRDELAEIVERHGDDRRTRIVAADGDVTDEDLIAREDVVVTITETGYAKRTKTDLYRSQKRGGKGVQGAGLKQDDIVNHFFVCSTHDWILFFTSQGRVYRAKAYELPEASRTARGQHVANLLAFQPEERIAQVIQIRSYEDAPYLVLATANGLVKKSRLADFDSNRSGGIVAINLREGDELVGAVLCSAEDDLLLVSAKGQSIRFHATDEALRPMGRATSGVQGMRFNADDRLLSINVVRPDTYLLVATSGGYAKRTAIDEYPVQGRGGKGVLTVQFDKRRGSLVGALVVDDDTELYAITSGGGVIRTAARQVRKAGRQTKGVRLMNLGEGDTLVAIARNAEEGDSTDEVNTDPGAETDVATSEEP; this is translated from the coding sequence ATGACTGATACCACGCTGCCGCCCGGCGACGAAGCAGGCGACCGCATCGAACCTGTTGACATTCAACAGGAGATGCAGCGCAGCTACATCGATTACGCGATGAGCGTGATCGTCGGCCGTGCGCTGCCCGAGGTGCGCGACGGTCTCAAGCCGGTGCACCGGCGCGTGCTCTACGCGATGTTCGACTCGGGCTTCCGGCCTGACCGCTCACACGCGAAATCCGCGCGCTCCGTTGCCGAAACGATGGGCAACTACCACCCGCACGGTGACGCGTCGATCTACGACACGCTGGTACGCATGGCCCAGCCGTGGTCGCTGCGCTACCCGCTGGTCGACGGTCAGGGCAACTTCGGCTCGCCGGGCAACGACCCGCCGGCCGCCATGCGTTACACGGAAGCCCGTCTCACGCCGCTGGCGATGGAGATGCTGCGTGAAATCGACGAGGAGACAGTCGATTTCATTCCGAACTATGACGGCCGGGTGCAGGAGCCGACGGTTCTGCCGAGCCGGTTCCCGAACCTGCTGGCCAACGGCTCCGGCGGTATCGCGGTCGGTATGGCGACCAACATCCCGCCGCACAACCTGCGCGAGCTGGCCGAGGCCGTCTACTGGTGCCTGGAGAACTACGACGCCGACGAGGAGGCCACCCTCGCCGCGGTCATGGAGCGGGTCAAGGGCCCGGACTTCCCGACCAGCGGCCTGATCGTCGGCACCCAGGGCATCGAGGACACCTACAAGACCGGGCGCGGTTCGATCAAGATGCGCGGTGTCACCGAGATCGAAGAGGACAGCCGCGGTCGCACCAGCATCGTCATCACCGAGCTGCCGTACCAGGTCAACCACGACAACTTCATCCAGTCGATCGCCGAGCAGGTCCGCGACGGCAAGCTCACCGGCATCTCCAACATCGAGGACCAGTCCAGCGACCGGGTGGGTCTGCGGATCGTCATCGAGCTCAAGCGCGATGCCGTGGCGAAGGTGGTGCTGAACAACCTCTACAAGCACACCCAGCTGCAGACCAGCTTCGGCGCGAACATGCTGGCCATCGTCGACGGGGTACCGCGCACGCTGCGGCTGGATCAGCTGATCCGGCACTACGTCAACCACCAGTTGGACGTCATCGTCCGGCGCACCCGCTACCGGCTGCGTAAGGCCAACGAGCGGGCCCACATCCTGCGTGGTCTGGTCAAGGCCCTCGACGCGCTGGATGAGGTCATCGCGCTGATCCGGGCGTCGCAGACCGTCGACATCGCCCGGGCGGGCCTGATCGAGCTGCTCGATATCGACGAGATCCAGGCGCAGGCCATCCTCGATATGCAGCTGCGCCGGCTGGCCGCCCTGGAACGGCAGAAGATCATCGACGATCTGGCCAAGATCGAGGCCGAGATCGCCGACCTCGAGGACATCCTCGCCAAGCCGGAGCGCCAGCGCGCCATCGTCCGCGACGAGCTCGCCGAGATCGTCGAGCGGCACGGCGACGACCGTCGCACCCGGATCGTCGCCGCCGACGGCGACGTCACCGACGAGGATCTGATCGCCCGCGAGGACGTGGTGGTCACCATCACCGAGACCGGCTACGCCAAGCGCACCAAGACCGACCTGTACCGCAGCCAGAAGCGCGGCGGTAAAGGCGTGCAGGGGGCGGGGCTCAAGCAGGACGACATCGTCAACCACTTCTTCGTCTGCTCGACGCACGACTGGATCCTGTTCTTCACCTCGCAGGGCCGCGTGTACCGGGCCAAGGCCTACGAGTTGCCGGAGGCGTCGCGCACGGCGCGCGGTCAGCACGTGGCTAACCTGCTGGCGTTCCAACCCGAGGAACGCATCGCCCAGGTGATCCAGATCCGAAGCTACGAGGACGCCCCGTACCTGGTGCTTGCCACCGCCAACGGTCTGGTCAAGAAGTCGCGGCTGGCTGACTTCGACTCCAACCGGTCCGGCGGCATCGTCGCGATCAACCTGCGCGAGGGCGACGAGCTGGTCGGTGCGGTGCTGTGCTCCGCCGAGGACGACCTGCTGCTGGTGTCGGCGAAGGGCCAGTCCATCCGCTTCCACGCCACCGACGAGGCACTGCGGCCGATGGGTCGTGCCACCTCCGGTGTGCAGGGCATGCGGTTCAATGCCGACGACCGGCTGCTGTCCATCAACGTGGTCCGGCCCGACACGTACCTGCTGGTGGCGACGTCAGGCGGGTACGCCAAGCGCACCGCGATCGACGAGTACCCGGTGCAGGGCCGCGGCGGCAAGGGCGTGCTGACGGTCCAGTTCGACAAACGACGTGGCAGTCTTGTCGGAGCGTTGGTTGTCGATGACGACACCGAGCTGTATGCCATCACCTCCGGCGGCGGTGTCATCCGCACCGCGGCCCGCCAGGTCCGTAAGGCCGGGCGGCAGACCAAGGGTGTGCGGTTGATGAACCTGGGTGAAGGCGACACCCTGGTCGCCATCGCCCGCAACGCGGAGGAAGGCGACAGCACCGACGAGGTCAACACCGACCCCGGCGCCGAGACCG